The window GGTTGAGGcacatccctgcagcagctgctgggtgccCCTGCCCCCGGGCAGGAATCCAAGTGAAGTCTTCCACCCCCGCAGGGGTTTCAGCTGAAGGCCTGGCTGTCAGTGCTCCTAGGAAAACTGATCCCTGGCAcgctgcagctccctgtgcagggcagctgctgcgAATGCTGGTGTCCTTTTCCCGTGGTGCAGGACTTTTTCCTGCAGTACCTAAACCTGGTGTAGCGTGACTCCAGCTATTGGCCGCTGTCACCAGCTTTGCCAGGCCTTGACAAGGGAGGAGGGAATTTCTTGGGACAGCAAAGAACATGTttctgcttggtttttttttcttttttttttccctgttgtttCCACTGAGGTGCTTTCAGGTAAGCATGGGTGGTGCTCCCAGCGTGGGAGGTGACACACCACCACCCCGACTGGTACTCAGAGCGTGTAGGGACATGAAAGGCATCTCATCCTCTCTGTTGTGAAAGGAACAAGGCAGGTCTGAGTAGGCAGGGTTTAAAGCCTGGTGTTCTGCTTTGTGGCAGTACTGGTAGGATGTGTGGCTTGCTCAGAGCAGTCAGCGCAGTGGTGGTACCAGTCTGTCCTCTGGAGAAGGCCTGTGGCAGGTCTGGTAGCTCAGGAGCATTTACCTGCCAGTCCTGCTCCAGGTGGGTGCTTTGCATTTGTCCAGTCATGTTCCCCAGCGCCACGTCTCGCTCTGCTCTGGTACCCCTGTGCTCTATTGGATTGTGGCTGCAAAGTAAATGCCCCACTCCTGGCAGTCAgcttaaacatttattttttgtgtaATCACCTCCATCTCCTAGACTTCAGAAGGAAACACTGTTCACACTGAGGGACACAAATGCAACTGAAGCGagcccttcctccttctcctctcctcagGGATAAGGGAGGTGAGACATTCTGCTCTGTCAGTGACTTGCAACACTGAAGCCCTCGAGATCCAGAAGATGGTTAGATTGTGGAGAATTACAGTTTCTAGTTTTGGAGAAGAGCCATAGTCCCTTCTGTGGCTAAACTCTTCAGTGTTTGTTCTGTGTGGGACGTGGTGACTCTGTAACCTCTCTCCTTTCCCACAGGCACTGGCAGTAGGAGGCCTGGGCTCCATAATAAGAGTTCTCACAGCAAGAAAGACTGTGTAAAGACTGTTAACTTGGACAGAGGTGACAGTCAGGTTTGGACTCGGAAGAAGGAATGAGCTGAAATTACACTGGTCCATCTTTATTAGAGATTGCAATCTACTGAAATCCTACAGTAACCTCCTCTTGGAATGCTTTTAACCTTAAAGGTGGGGGAAGAGTAAAGGTATTCCTGCATATTCCGACTATCACATCCAGGAGCCAAGACATTCTCCTGCTCCCTTCTTTAACAGGCAGAGAGAAGGCACACTCCTGCCTCCTCTTACTGTAAGTGAACAGGTATTTCAGATGCTGCTTTAGCCAGGTGTGGTGATACAAGCTCCCGTGTGTCCTGCTTAGTCCCAAGGTAGCTGTGTCCAGGCTGAGATCCTGCAGCTGAGGGTGGGAGAAGGGCTCTTAGAGCGGCGGCTGTGAACGTGTGGGTGAAGGACTCTTGGACTCTGGGGTTGGGTTAATGTAAAGTGAAGTGCCTGCTGCATCAATAAAGTTCTTGGATCACATgagttaaatttattttcagctaAATTCTAAGTCTGACACTTACTCCAAAGCAGGCCTGCAATAACCCAGTCCAACCCAGTGTCCACCGTTGTAGGACTGCTCCTAACTCTATCTACTTAGagaattttttcctcaaatcCAACTCTGTCCTGGATGTAGGGAGTGAGTTCAGCTGTAACAATCAAGACTTACAAGATACAGTGAATAGAACATAGTAAGCACCCTGGGTTTGATTTTTGTGTTCTTATCCACGCTAGAAAGTCGAGCAGATACTTCAGAACTTGTGATTTAAGTACTGGTGTGTCCTCTGCCCAGGCAGGACACAACTCCTGGATCCATGGCTGTCCCCTCGTCCCTCTGGCTCGGGCAGGGCTCCCTGCCCTTTGGCAccaaggagcagctgcttgGGGAGCCCCAGTTCCACCCAGCCCTCGCTTCCATCAGCTGCTAAAcgtgcagcagcagctggtccTGGGGGGAGGTGATTTTGGAAGCAGCAGTGGCACAACTCATTGTGGCACAACTCCCTGTGAGAGGCCTtggtggcacagctggcacaccCATCCTCACCCTGGGCAAAGGTGGGGTTTGGGTCATGGTTTAAAAGTCAATTTTAAATAGCTATAGCATCCTAAGGGAGATAACCAGAACTATAAAAAGACAGAAATCAAAATTAGGGGTTTGATCCAAAATGTATTGCACCACAAATTTCATAGTGTTTCATCATACAATCCATATTTAcagcacagaaggaaagaaaaccaatGGTGATAGAAAGGATTATGTATAATCACTGTTCTGAGACAAGGAAAAGTGCATTAGCTTTTTAATACATGTATACACACCAGTCTTGCTCTGATACCTAACGAAAATTCAACACTTAAGAACTAGTTTATGGTAAGTTGATCCTTTATGAGCTTTGGGATCTGAAACTGAAGCTGTTAGTGAATACATAACCTAAGATTTTACTTTGTCACTCCGTTCCAGGCTGCCTGTCCTGCTTTCCTTACTCTTCAGCAGTAACCTTGAAGCCAGGATCAGCATAAACCCAATAGTCATtcagcagggagcagtgggagTGAGGGAGTCCTGATCCCTGGTCCCACAGAAACAGGGCAGGGCAAAGGGacattagaaaggaaaatatctcAGAGAATAAAATCTTCCCAGAACCAACAGGGTTATTCCACCCCGTTGTATCTCAGTAGAGAAACAATTGAAATAAATGTACTTTCTGATTGTCTATTTTCACAGTAGAGCAGGGCTGAACCCTTCCATGCTTTATCCTGTCTGGAAGTGCCATGAATCTGGTTACTAAAGACTGTTTGGACAAGCTATAGCATACAAAAAAATTCTGTCGGTTTTCTTAACTTCAGCCAAATCCAACCTGGCTCTAACTGAGGAGCAGCACCTGTGCCCAGTAACAGCTCCTGGGAGTACCTGTGTCTGGGGTGGGGCTGTCTGGGAGACCAGCAGGGTCTGGATCCTCTGGATCAGCACATGCACCTCCTGCCGGATCTCCACTGGACAAAGCTTGAATTATCCTGAATATATTTAACAAAAGTATGAACTTCCTTGTAAGAGAAGTCCCAGAACTGCAGCATGCTCACTGAATTCCATACATGTGTAGATTTTTGGAAATAGGTCTCAGTTTCCAGAAGTAACACTTAGTGCTGCTTCCCATTTGGATCCAGGTTTTGCAGTGGTGTTAATAAGTCTGGGCAAAATTGTGCTTCCAGGGAGGAAGTGCCACCTTGGTCCCCTTTCCTTACTGTATCAGGAAAACAAGCTGCTGGAACCACAACTGGTTCACTAAGAGTTGAATTTTGCCCTCAAACCCCTCATGAGCAGCATTTCTTTTACCCTAATAGTCAGGACACAGTTAACATATTCGTAACAGCTTTTAAGCATCAGTATTTGAAGTACAGAAAACCACAACCAAAGAAGCAGATCCTGGTTATAAGGATTTGTTGCTAGCAgacttggaagaaaaaaaaaaaaaagaatcaaaatgTTTAGTACCAGCATTCTTAACCCTTTgtaactagatttttttttttttaataaaaggtatttttttgtGTGGATTTACAATACCTGGAACTCggctttaaaaatttaaaatggttTCCTACCCCTTTTCCCACTGCTCACAACCCATGGAACAGGCTAATGGATTAGTTTTAAAGGCGACTGAGGATTAGGTACTATAATTAAGaccattttaaatattatttttctttaagaaaagtAAAATCAGACAACTCTAAAGTTGTGCTCTCAAATTAAATAATCATCAACATGCAGCCTTGAGGGCTGCAGGCCAGGCTAAATGCACCTTAAATTACACAGTGATATGAAAAAATGCCAACCATTAGTTAATGTCAGTATTAGAAGGCAAGGCAGAGTTCTTTTTTGGTTaaagctcctgctcctgtcctgtgAAAGGCTTTGCAAACCATCCCACTCTCAACACTGTTCTGCCAACACATTTTTCATTGCTGGCTTCCCACAGCCAGACAAGCAGCTTTTCTGTGCCCAGAGTCACTGGACTGCAGCACCCTGGAACAGCAGCTGGAATCACCATCCCAAGAGACTGAACTGGCAGCCCTGCTGTCAGCGAGGTCCTCAGAACCCTCTGGTGCCAGGAACCCAGGAGTGGTGAGCACAAGGAGCTGCTCCCATCACAGACACCGAGGAGGTCCCCGACTCCAGCCCAGAGCTGTTCCAGTCTGTAGTGACAATGTCTCCTTGCACAGTATTGGTTTTGTAAACAGAGCCAGAAGTTCTTGTACAAAATACTGCAATGACAGTGATTAAGACACACCTGGAGCAGTGTGTTCAGCAttcttttcacagaaagaaGTGCCTGGATACTGCCTGCCACCTTCAGGTTCCCTTAAGGCCACAGAGTCCTTGGGCTCGAGATAGACGGGCGGATGCTGCCTTTGGGAGATGGCTTTGACCCAAACCAGGACATCTAGGACACAACAGCACACCACACATCACACGGGGGTCACACTTTTAAGGTGTGAAAAAGAAGCAATACGGTACTCAGCCATGTTCTCATCATTTGATGGAAAGACCTATTTATAAATCAGAATGCTGCAGACTCCAGACTGAAGAAGTGGAGGCAGCTTCACACAACCAGATCTGGAAGGAACAGCACCCACTTCCCACAGGTGAAAGTGACTGAAGATTATACCTATAtatattcctttaaaataatttcaaattagaACTCTACAGTCATTCAAACACGGTGCCTTTAGTGAATGCAGCATTAGTGTTCCCTGAACCAGATGGTGAGGAAATCTCTTCATCTGCAGACCGAACACCCCAACTCCCTGGGTGGGCAGGGATGATGCAGGAcctggagctgaggcagcacTCACTGTTGAACATTCCCTAAGCaccacacagccagggccacgCAGATCTCAGCCCATGCAAAGGAGACACAGATCTTGGTGTCTGAGCCCAGTGCCAAAAGGACAAACCCAGAATTAGGCTCCTGCTGTTAAATACTGACTGTTTGGGCAAGGAGCTTCCAGCTTCTCCCCATAGATCAAGTCCACTGGGCAAAGCTGTGCTCCAACTCCTCTGAGCACCAGAAAGCTGCTATTTCCCTCACTGATAGAGACAATTCCTAGCACGCATGCAGTCAgctaacattttaataataaattacatttattattGTAGCTAACATTTGGGAAAAAGACACTTTTCCTAATCTCCCAGCACCTAGAAATTTTCATTGTCTCATTAGAGACTACATATGGCACAGAAGCCTTACCTTGTACTCCAGAGTTTCTTTGAGcatgttttcttcctcttgtgAAAAATTCAGTAACACAGACACAGCTTTAATGAGATGGAATGCCTGAAAGAAACCACACAGTTGTGTTCCAAACATGTTGCTGTCAGCTATTTTGTTTTATTGCCCCCACTGTACACTTTTTAATTGCAAAATTATGGAATTGGCATACAGCGTCCTTAGGAGGTGACAGGTGGCAATTTCTGGAGAAAGACAGATGTAGAAAGAGAAGATAAGTGGCACCTTTACCTCAGATTCCCTGCAGGACATGAACTTTAGTACAACATGTTTAAGGTACTCAAAGTTTATCTCCCTCGAGTCGTTCAAGTCAGAGTTGTTGGTGACAGTCACAGAAGCATTAGGCACTTCAGAATTTGCACGTAGCTCAGGTACCTCACTGTCAGGCCTtattttctacaaaaaaaacaaccaacagaagaaaaagagaagcacGTTGCAGATGCTGTTAGCTTGACACTGGGAGGGGTCTGGGTTCAGGATATCTAAAGAGGGTGGTACCCACAGGTGGGTACAAACTGGGCATCAACAGCTCCTCATCCTTCATGGGTCACAGCAGAGAAGTGTCTCCAGCTCTCCCTACACTCAAGGACAGGAGCTGATTGATGTCAGTGTTCTGTGTACATTACCCAAACCAGCATGGAACTGGCTCCATGGTGGAAATCATCCCTTGGTAATTTTCTCCTACCACTAACCTGCTTTGAGCCTTTCAAATGTGGgctttcttcagaaaaatttccaacatcagagcaaaaataacaattttaaaaaacactgtCAATTGTCTTTTAAatagactttattttttttttcttggagagATAAACCATTGCAGAGGGATGCAATGGGAATTAGCAGTCAAGCTTTTGGAATAACAGTGCAAGTACCTGCCAGCAAGTACCTTCTGAAGAGACTGAAAACACACAACCCTTACCAGCTCTTTCTGGAGAGTTTTCTTGAGTTCTGCCATTCTTTGCTGAAGTTGCTTTATCATCTGTAAGCATAGCAAAGGAGAGTTTAACACAGTATTCATTGTCAGGACCCCCAGGTATCAGGATAAACCCATGATAAACGAGTACTgaatgaaataataattaacCAACACTGACAGCTGTGAAGAAGCAGCCTGAAAGCCTTGCCTTgccagctgcacacagcagcaggCATGTGACAGGACACCTGGGCTTTCATGTGACAGCGCCATGGAACTGAACCGAATTCACTCAcaagggctctgcaggaaagcTGTGAATAGTATCATTTAGTGCATCTTTCTGCCAAAATAGATCAGGATTCATGCAGCTCTTGCTGCAGTTTTTATTCATGGTTGCTAGATACTTGTGCAATCCAGAGAAAAGCATTTACTCACAGCATACTGGATTCAAATGGAACAGTCCTGTCCTTTCAGGCTGCAGCATGGGCAGCACCAATTACTTGGCTTCCTAATTAAAAGGGGAAAGAATACCAGCTGTTTCTGTTCACCTTGTTTTTCTCAGCAATTTGCTGTTCCAGCTCTCTGTTATCCTTCTGAAGTTGAATGACATCTGCAGCTGCCACctctccgttctgttccaccACAGAGTTTTCTGGAGAAGGCAAATGCTCATTGTTCAAGGCCCTCGTCGATTCCTCCAGTTCTAAAACCTATAAAAGCAAACATTGGAGAGACATCATGACATTTGCAGCCCAAGAACACTCCCCAGGGAAAAAGCCAGACTTCTTTTTGTTTGTCCAGGCAGGACAGAACTGGGAGGCTCCTGCAcacctccctcttttcccaggAAGTCTGAGGGAATGGATTTGCAACTGCACTCACATTTTTCTCATGCTCTCTGGCCAACAGGCACTCCTGTACCTGCAGCTTCAGCTCAtcaatttcttttcttgctgtttCCTCTATCTCCACTGCTTGGCTCTGACTTGCTTCTATGTCCATCTGTAACTGATGCACCTGCAGCAAGACAGCTTCATGGTCTGGGAAAGGAGAGACCTGCTTAGTATCAGTGTTGCACATCAGATGGGGGCTTCTAATCCATTTGGTCTGTCACGAAGACAGAAAGCCAGCGGAGAGACAGAAAGAAGACAGACTGTCCAATTGTTAGTGAACAATAAGCCATTTTGAAAATGCCAAAAGATTAAATATGGATGAGAAATCTAGAAAAATTACAATCTACCAGGCAAGGCCAGAACTAGAGACTCTACTTAAAAGTTGTCTGGGATACAGTAGACTCATTTGGTCTAACCTTGACTGAGTTGGTTCAgttcttccttctgttttagCAGCAGATCACATTTTTCATCAATCAGGTGGTCCTTCTCCTTCATTAGGGTATTCAGATGTGAAACCTTCAAAGCAGAAAGGCAATGAACAGAAATCACTGAAGATATAAAACAGGAAGAGGGTGTTGAAAGATCCAACATCCTTCAGAATCTCAGCAGGCATCACCTGCACAATGCTGCCCTCAGTAACAAGCACTGAAGTTATTACTGGAAGAGCTAAACCCCACTTGGCTTCTGTGCCACCATCAGATTGTCACAGCCAGCATGTGGCAGCTGCAAAAGCTCCTGAGCAAAACAGGAGATGGCCTTAAACCCCTTCTACACAGATCTGGCCCAGCAAACACAGATCTACAGCAGTCCCAGAAGAACAAAGAAACCAAAAGATGAGACTAACTCCAGTCAAGCTTGCTCAGTTGACAGTTCCTACTTTAAGCAAACACAAGCTCACATTATCCACTATTTTTTTATACAGGAAGAGCAAATCAAGACTACCTAGAATTGACAATTGGTACTGGATACAAGCTCCTTCCTATGAGGAAATGTACAATTTTACAACTGCTCTGCTCCAGAGGAACCCAGATGTGACACAGGCACTAAAAGGAACTAACCAGAACAAACGTTCTTCCAAAGAAGCAGCCAGATGTCAGAGGCTCCCCATGGCCAGTGCACTGAGACAGTAACACCTCACATATTGCAGGGCTCTGAAACTGTCTCAGGTTTACTGAGGCAACTACTGCTGTCCCACATGCTGTGGATATGACTCTGACCAAGAGTCTTGAATGTTAGGataaacaaacccaaacctaTGCTCTCTGAAAGGTTGGGACGTCTCAAATACACTTTCAAACAGTCATTATTAACCAACCTGCTGTTGTAATTCCTCTCTCTGTTTCCGTGTTTCTTCCAATGCTTTAGCAATTTCCACACTGACAGTTTCTCTGCTGCTCATCTCATTCTGCAAACCAGAAGTAATTGAGAGGTTATGTGAGACAACTAAATCAAGTCAGTCTCTCATCTTTAACCACAAATCTATTAGGACTACAGTTATGAGTGTTCTGACACACTACAATTTCCAAATGAGCTAGGTTTGTTTTACTgactgctgctctctgcataTGCAAGAGCAACACAGAACTGAGGTaagaacccaaacaaacccagtGCTTACAAGATCTTTCAGCTGGAAGTCACTATTACAAAGAAGTAGCTCCTTGCTACAACAGAACTTTATTCCAATTGTGCATCCAGGAGTagctatgaaaaaaaattcaaccaTCTAAAATCACAGTCAAAACTGGATAAACTGTAAACACCCAACTAATTTAAGTTTGAAACTTTTTGGTTTGGAGTGGAATCTGATGTTGAACCATTCTGTATTCACCACTGCTAACAGGATTTCCAAGCTCTTCACATCCTTGACAATATGGGAATGTATTATTTCTGCCAGATTTAGGCAGACCCAAGCATTCTGGTTCAGAAAAGGATCAGCCCGTTGTAATGCTTCTCAAACACATTTCTGCTGAGTACCAGAGATGATTTACAGCTCCAAGTACCTGCAACCTGAACATAACAGGCCTCCAAGCACTGAATGTAACCCACTGTGCTGTTTACTGTTCCTCAGCCTCAGCTCTGTCCCAAGACAATGCCAGTACCCAGTCCAGCCCTTACCTTTAGCCTGTTCAGCTCAGACTCTTGTTGTTTTAATGAACTCTCATACCCTTCTTTGCTTCCCTTGaggttttcattttcctgttcCAATTGGCTCTGTAAAATAACGTGTATAAATACACAGTGCAATTATTCCAATGCTTTGTTTGAACAATTAAACACATCTAATGCTCTGCTCATATTTAGTGCCTCAAAGTATGATACCTTCTATTATAATGCCAGGAGCGCTGAATAAGAACATTCAGACAACAAGCAAGCTCTGCAAGCTGTGTTAAAATCATGTTGGGAAGACTCTCACAACCCACCAGACAGTTTCTGTACTTACAATCCTGTGCTGAGTTGTTGTTTTATCCAATTCCCAAGCTTTTTCAAGAGCAGCAATCTCAGACTCCAGACCAGTAACTTTCTGATCATACTGATGTTTTTCACTTAAAATCTGTTGCTGCAGTTGTTTTCTCTCATCTTCTAGATCAGCTTGcttaagaaaaataaggaaaaccaCATTAACAGAATGGTATTTTGACAAGATCAGACACCATCCCATGAGACACTCAAACTGGGGAACATTATTCCTTTGGCAGCACTGTCATGTACTCACAGAGCAGAGTTCAGGAGAcaaacagcaagaaaacaaacacttgAATAACAAAACAGAGAAGTGATTGTCTCTGGGGATGCTGAAGACTGATCTGTTACTGGTCAGTGAAACATGCAGGATACTCACCAGCTTCTGGATCTTCAGATCCTGGtcagcagctgcttctttgCTCTTTTTCAATGTTTCCGTTGCAATCCGTAGTTTCTCTTCCAGTTCTTTATTCTAAAATTACACAATTAATTAAATTCCTTATCCACTGGCATCTATGCTATTTAATAAGTTTGCATAATACAGAGTGGCCCAGGAGGGGAAGGTAAACATTAAATCCCTGAAACCACAGAGATAGAGAAGCTGCCTATTTCACACATGCGGGTTTCAGAAGTTCTTCCCCACAGcactgccccagcagtgcttgCACTTGAGTTATTTGTTTCTTAGTACAGGGAGGATCTGCACAAAACCTCTGCCTTCACCTCCAGGCCCTCCTCCACCCATGAAGTGGGGAGATGCCCAGAGACACTGATCAATTACTCTCAAGACTAAATGTGACTAGATGTACAATCTCACCTTTGGCTGGGAGTGCAGTGAGGGGAGGAGGAGTAGGGCATAGAGGATGAAAAGAGGGGGAATCTGTGGTGAAATTAAAAACTGCTCACCTGTGTTCCCAACCGGTTCAGAGCCTCTCCGTGCTGTGTCCTGTCTGTCAGTAcctgctgcctgctctcctccagcctctgctcaAGAGCAGCTTTCTGAAGATTATATTGAGGTGAAGAACACAAGCAAGGATGGACAAAGACGTAAGGTGTGGGGGTAataaaatttttcctttttatttcatttataagGTCAAACTAAAATAGGACTAAAATGTTTTACTATCTCTAGATAACTTCAAACTGCCTTGAGTTTACTAAGCCAAGTCCTTTTGTCACAGCAACACCGAGGTGACATGACTGTAGGCACCCTGACCAGGGAAAAGCAAACATCCCCTTGTCTCCCCAAGACCCAGCTGGGGAAACATTGCTCCAGGCTGATTCTGAGCAGAGCATCAGTGCTTGAGAAAGAGATCAAGAAGCAATGAGAAAAAAGGGATTAAGCACAGCTAAGTTTCTGTTTCCAGCTGTTGTTTAGCACTTCTGAGGCTGAGGTTTTCAGCATACAACATTCTGTTTGCACATCTATGTGCAAACAgttcccctccctgccccactgcctTGCCAAAGAACAAGGAAAAGCATTCACTGTTCTTGTGAGGATTAATTAGAAGAACTCCCAAATTGTTCCACCTCCTGTGGAGGTAGAAAGCTGCTCTCTTCCTTCTAAGCAGTGAGATGCAGTGCCCAAACAGACAATGCAGAAAGGCCAACGCAGACATCTGTGCAGAGCCTACACAAACAGGCTCAGTGCAGCCACCCACACGTTCTGCCCAGCACAGACAGTGTGCCAAAACACACTGACAGGACAAATGTGTCACTGTGTGACATCAGCAGCTTTCTTTCAATGGGTGAGAAGTAATGCATgacctaaaaaccccaaaacaaacaactcACTAATACTGTACTTCTAAGCAGCCTTTAACTGTGTAATTACCTCtttgagcagctcctgcacatGTTCATCTCCTGAGAGATTTCTTTCTAgctttttttccagggaagacaccttttcctgcagctgttcAGTAAGTTTATCTCTCTCACCAAGTTCAAAAGTCATCTGTGAGAatgagaaatcacagaatcttctTTGTAATGAAGCTTTCAGCTGATCTGTTGTGGTTTGAACTTGCAAATGCCAAAAGAAAGGGAAGTTCTATTTGAAAAGACAATATGATCCTGGAACACTTTCTGGGGACCAAACTTCCAACTACACAAAGGTGTACATTACCCAAATGTAAAGCACCTTTACAGCAGCAACAGCACATGCATCTGAAAGCATCTCACCTTTTGCTTCTGCTGCTCATATTCCACCTTCAGAGATTCATGCTCCACTTGTAACATTTCCAGTCTCTTCTCACAACCAGAACCAGCCACTCGAGCCTAAACATTTTGAGAAATTACTTCCTTTGAAATTTAAATTTCCAACACCACATAACTGATATCTAATCTAACTTCTGCAGACATGGAGCTCTTTGAATCAAATCTCACTTGGCTCAAACTTACATTTTGCAAGTCTACAGAAAGCTGTTGAATGACAGTTTGTAGCTCCTGTTCTCTGAACTCCAAAGCAGTGATcttattttctgcatttgtcTCAGCTGTCATTAGTTCATCTCTTCacagaaagagaataaaaacaaGTGACATACCATTccagaaaaataatctttagCAGATAATTCTGCTGCTTATGAAAATGGACATCAACAAAATCTTTTTGTCCTAAAACCAGCCACCATCATCAATCACTGCTTGATTacacattttcaaaaaaaaagcGACAGTTAAGCATTCAAActatgaaaaaaggaaataatttaccAAAAAAGTCTTACGATCATTGGTTTGGCATTTACATCCCCACAGCCATAGCAGAGGCAAAAAATCAGTGAACTCACTACACATACGAACTCTTCCAAAGAGACAGAACGCAGGGAAAACACAGCCACTGCTCCTCTGAAACCCTCAGCTGCATACCTCCGagcctccagctgcaggagctgctgctgcaagcCCTGGAGGTCCCTCCTCAGGCCCGAGGACTCGCTCCTCGCCTCCTGCAGCTCCGCTCTGGCCCGGGTCAGCTCTTGGGCACGcgcctccagctcctgctccgtTCTGCTCAGAGATTCTTCCTTCTTCAAAAGCTGAATGTTAGAAGATTTTCTTTGGCAT of the Anomalospiza imberbis isolate Cuckoo-Finch-1a 21T00152 chromosome 21, ASM3175350v1, whole genome shotgun sequence genome contains:
- the GOLGA1 gene encoding golgin subfamily A member 1 gives rise to the protein MFAKLKKKIAEEAAVAPRPGGSARIPRSVSKESITSVGADSGDDFASDGSSSREDLSSQLFRRNEQIRKLEVKLSDYADQIRNLQKIKEKLENALEKHQDSSMRKFQEQNEAHQASRAKMAEGMALALEKKDKEWMEKLGQVEKEKKMLQTQLQEMREQSLNLFQKRDEIDELEGFQQQEIAKVKHMLLKKEESLSRTEQELEARAQELTRARAELQEARSESSGLRRDLQGLQQQLLQLEARRDELMTAETNAENKITALEFREQELQTVIQQLSVDLQNARVAGSGCEKRLEMLQVEHESLKVEYEQQKQKMTFELGERDKLTEQLQEKVSSLEKKLERNLSGDEHVQELLKEKAALEQRLEESRQQVLTDRTQHGEALNRLGTQNKELEEKLRIATETLKKSKEAAADQDLKIQKLQADLEDERKQLQQQILSEKHQYDQKVTGLESEIAALEKAWELDKTTTQHRISQLEQENENLKGSKEGYESSLKQQESELNRLKNEMSSRETVSVEIAKALEETRKQREELQQQVSHLNTLMKEKDHLIDEKCDLLLKQKEELNQLSQDHEAVLLQVHQLQMDIEASQSQAVEIEETARKEIDELKLQVQECLLAREHEKNVLELEESTRALNNEHLPSPENSVVEQNGEVAAADVIQLQKDNRELEQQIAEKNKMIKQLQQRMAELKKTLQKELKIRPDSEVPELRANSEVPNASVTVTNNSDLNDSREINFEYLKHVVLKFMSCRESEAFHLIKAVSVLLNFSQEEENMLKETLEYKMSWFGSKPSPKGSIRPSISSPRTLWP